In Cryptomeria japonica chromosome 10, Sugi_1.0, whole genome shotgun sequence, a genomic segment contains:
- the LOC131072553 gene encoding uncharacterized protein LOC131072553, whose translation MSRKRAAVGALVPHDVDSKHASLMQDYLLLQDEFAALKDRVQSAKIRKATLLAEVRFLRRRLKKLKETPSIPRDNETTSAIAQPMGCSGKPTSRAPMPESIMTHKNNLLDSTKVPASREQFRTNDTDQNSQQKPFNGNVGLVSALKTSVFGNRSNMFVTAIPEKRKISWQDQISLECK comes from the exons ATGTCGAGGAAGCGAGCGGCTGTCGGCGCACTGGTGCCCCATGATGTGGATTCCAAGCATGCGAGCCTCATGCAGGATTATCTTCTGCTTCAAGAT GAGTTTGCGGCGTTAAAGGATCGGGTGCAGTCAGCTAAGATCAGAAAAGCGACCCTGTTAGCAGAAGTCAG ATTCTTGAGAAGAAGACTGAAGAAGCTGAAAGAAACTCCTTCCATTCCCAGAGATAACGAGACTACTTCTGCCATTGCACAGCCAATGGGCTGTAGCGGAAAACCTACCTCCCGAGCCCCTATGCCAGAATCTATTATGACACATAAGAAT AATCTATTGGATTCTACAAAAGTTCCTGCATCTAGGGAGCAATTCAGGACTAATGATACCGATCAAAATTCACAGCAGAAGCCATTCAATGGCAATGTTGGATTGGTTAGTGCTCTCAAGACATCTGTTTTTGGAAATAGATCCAATATGTTTGTCACAGCAATCCCAGAAAAGAGAAAAATTTCATGGCAAGACCAGATTTCTCTGGAGTGCAAGTGA